In Gadus morhua chromosome 2, gadMor3.0, whole genome shotgun sequence, a single window of DNA contains:
- the cnp gene encoding uncharacterized protein cnp codes for MDADKCQGDSNTMSGELESSLEKMDMSETKEQEEPSAVVEEPEHVAVNGHPTAELSPVNNKQNDGFPEVPESVVQSAETPETKAEETSLMETVEQGVPSHVSEKAEEPVGTEAPSEAVPAQPQPVGSPEKVSEAPEQEMPTNVAEIVEEPLGAKEISEVVPTQPQLDGSPEKVSSAPEQYIPQDTSGKVEESMGAEELSKAVLTQCPPAGSPEAVSPPDVITMGTEFEKLQLEQQLSVEGDPEPKVEELVPELVDQTSPDSDRVVPLVEIHKEEMPAPTVEVLMDTPIEEMAVENVVAIESPKEKAVEEFPLNTIDVQMASPVESESGKDECSKELVQAESAETVQSAEVSDTKVVEAVKEEEPKKQAEPDLTAAAAMDQNEQEEANVDQPTKGGAEAPAPGSLAFPLLEHEQTKMALRASRTLVVLGGLPGSGRSFLAQAIADSYQNLCSVVRADDHDVTSADGFKALDEAVIACCGPATGASMVVLDYTNHIHDRLARLAQIAQQNGRVVLFLEPRTQWCRDAAELAKRTSRGLDEAQMQVMKVTLEEACIPLFFAWFLLQDKIKCTAMDFLKTLDSLDAFKKHLADFPVETEKEVDLEQYFKSNWSLHCTTKYCGNGKAKGAKEYAEQTAVQDMYGTVSELSLTALFVTPRTVGARVSLSEAQLALWPADAEKEAEADVPGAGALPPGSRAHISLGCAEKVQPVQTGLDLLDILVLLQSGQQGELVEEMELGSLVYLDKGRWLLTLREPISVQACFSSFYKPKEADDTKREPEKKKKAKCSIL; via the exons ATGGATGCTGACAAGTGCCAAGGAGATTCCAACACAATGTCTGGGGAGCTGGAGAGTAGCCTGGAAAAGATGGATATGTCAGAAACcaaagagcaggaggagccCTCGGCTGTGGTGGAAGAACCCGAGCATGTGGCAGTAAATGGGCATCCTACGGCAGAGCTGTCCCCCgtgaacaacaaacaaaatgacGGTTTTCCAGAAGTGCCAGAATCTGTGGTGCAATCTGCAGAAACACCAGAGACAAAGGCTGAGGAGACATCGCTGATGGAAACAGTTGAACAAGGCGTGCCATCGCATGTGTCTGAGAAGGCAGAGGAACCGGTTGGAACCGAAGCGCCTTCTGAGGCAGTGCCTGCTCAACCCCAACCCGTTGGTTCACCAGAGAAGGTCTCTGAAGCGCCTGAACAGGAGATGCCAACCAATGTTGCTGAGATAGTGGAGGAACCTCTGGGGGCAAAAGAAATATCTGAAGTGGTTCCCACCCAACCTCAACTGGATGGATCCCCAGAAAAGGTCTCTTCAGCTCCTGAACAATACATACCCCAGGACACGTCTGGGAAGGTGGAAGAATCTATGGGCGCAGAAGAACTGTCCAAAGCTGTACTCACTCAATGCCCACCTGCTGGGTCTCCAGAAGCGGTCTCTCCTCCTGATGTAATCACAATGGGCACAGAATTTGAAAAGCTCCAGCTTGAACAGCAGCTATCAGTAGAGGGCGATCCTGAACCAAAAGTGGAAGAGCTGGTGCCAGAACTGGTCGATCAAACATCACCTGACTCGGACAGAGTGGTGCCGTTAGTGGAAATCCACAAAGAGGAGATGCCAGCACCTACAGTAGAGGTTTTGATGGACACGCCCATAGAGGAGATGGCTGTGGAGAATGTGGTTGCAATCGAGTCCCCAAAGGAGAAGGCAGTGGAAGAATTTCCGTTGAATACTATAGATGTCCAAATGGCGAGTCCTGTAGAGAGTGAGTCAGGGAAGGACGAGTGTTCAAAGGAACTCGTGCAAGCTGAGTCAGCTGAGACTGTGCAGTCCGCTGAAGTGTCGGACACAAAGGTCGTGGAGGCTGTGAAGGAAGAGGAACCCAAGAAACAAGCCGAGCCTGATTTAACCGCGGCTGCTGCTATGGACCAGAATGAGCAGGAGGAAGCTAATGTTGATCAGCCCACCAAAGGGGGGGCCGAGGCACCTGCTCCGGGCTCCCTGGCGTTCCCCCTCCTGGAACACGAGCAGACCAAAATGGCCCTTCGTGCCTCTCGCACACTGGTTGTCCTCGGTGGCCTCCCTGGCAGTGGCAGAAGCTTCCTGGCACAAGCCATCGCAGACTCCTATCAGAACCTGTGCTCTGTCGTTCGGGCTGACGACCACGACGTCACGTCTGCAGATGGCTTCAAGGCCCTGGATGAGGCGGTGATCGCCTGCTGTGGCCCGGCCACGGGCGCCTCGATGGTGGTGCTGGACTACACCAACCATATCCACGATCGCCTCGCCCGCCTGGCCCAAATCGCCCAGCAGAACGGCCGGGTGGTTCTGTTCTTGGAGCCCCGTACCCAGTGGTGCCGGGACGCGGCAGAGTTGGCCAAGAGGACCAGCCGGGGACTCGACGAGGCCCAAATGCAAGTCATGAAAGTGACGCTCGAAGAAGCCTGCATCCCACTTTTCTTTGCGTGGTTCCTCCTCCAGGACAAGATCAAATGCACAGCCATGGACTTTCTGAAGACCCTGGACAGCTTGGATGCCTTCAAGAAGCACTTGGCTGACT TCCCTGTGGAAACTGAGAAGGAGGTTGACTTGGAACAGTACTTCAAATCTAATTGGTCCCTGCACTGCACCACCAAATACTGTGGTAATGGCAAGGCAAAGGGAGCAaaggaatacgctgaacaaaCG GCCGTTCAGGACATGTACGGCACTGTGTCCGAGCTCTCTCTCACAGCCCTCTTTGTGACCCCACGCACCGTGGGGGCCCGGGTGTCCCTCTCCGAGGCCCAGCTGGCCCTGTGGCCGGCCGACGccgagaaggaggcggaggccGACGTGCCCGGGGCTGGGGCCCTGCCGCCGGGAAGCAGGGCCCACATCAGCCTGGGCTGTGCAGAGAAGGTACAGCCCGTCCAGACGGGCCTGGACCTGCTTGACATCCTGGTCCTGCTGCAgtccggccagcagggggagctggtggaggagatggagctggGGTCCCTGGTCTACTTGGACAAGGGCCGGTGGCTGCTGACTCTAAGGGAGCCCATCTCGGTCCAGGCCTGCTTCTCCAGCTTCTACAAGCCAAAAGAGGCAGACGACACCAAACGAGAGcctgagaagaagaagaaggcaaAGTGTTCCATTCTGTAA